The DNA region GGGCTTGCCTTCTTGCGTGTTTATTTATGATGTTGCCATTAATTTTGAGCTTAAATCAAAACTGTACTGAAAATGACTTAGACCTGTTTAAGAGTATCACTCGTTTTCAAAAGGTCTGGGAAGTGCCATTTACTTGGGGACGGCCCCAAGCAGGCCTCAAGGGTCAAGACCCCGGCGGGTGGGTAGCCTCCGTAGAGAGGGAGCCTCTGCATTTCCCTGCCTCCCATTGCTTCCAGACTGCAGAAGACGGTCCATCAACTTGGTTTCCTCTTGAGGAGAGCAGGGCAAATCATGAGCAAAGCAATTCACACCAGGGATTTAGTCCAAAAGCCCTTTCTAAGTTAAGTTGTAGTGTCGAGTCATGGGTGCCTGGCTCCGTCGCCTCGGGCGGTGGTGATTCTTCAGGGGGAGAAGTGACATGGACTCATTGAGAGACAAGTGTCTATGGAGCGCCTGGGTTCCTGTAAGATGTCCTGCCTCCAAGCCCAGGAGGCCCCTGACCCAGCCCTGCTGAAGGGGCCGGGATTTCAAGCAAACAGTGGAAGGAGCAGGGTTTCTGGCTTAATTTAACCAGAAAGTTAAATCCAGCTTGCCCCTGCCCACTTCCTTGAGCTTCCAAGAGTGAGGATATGCTTGTTTCCCACTGGAGCTTCAGCACTGAACAGCAGCCGGTCAGTAGCAGGTGCTCCATTGCTTGGGGGACCCGCGGGTAGGCCGGGCGGGGGTCCGGGTGGGCTGCCGCTCTGGGTTGTGGTTgagagggaagtggggggggCTCACATGCTGCTGCCCCTCTCTCCCACACCCCAGGCAACAGTGCTTTCAAGTCGCCTGatgccttcaaagtgtccctcccCCTCCGCACGAACTACCTGTACGGCAAGGTCAAGAAGACGCTGCCCGAGCTGTACGCCTTCACCATCTGCCTGTGGCTGCGGTCCAGCGCCTCGCCGGGCATCGGCACCCCATTCTCTTACGCGGTGCCCGGGCAGGCCAACGAGATCGTGCTGATAGAGTGGGGCAACAACCCCATTGAGCTGCTCATCAACGACAAGGTGAGGCCTGCTGGGACGGCCACCCCCCCATCCTGGTGGCCACCGAGGTTGGGATGTTGCAGGGAGCCTGACGTCTGGCCACGGGGCTGTCCTCCTCACAGTGGGGACAGTCCTCCTCACAGTGGGGACAGTTTTGCCCTGACTCAGTCCCACTCTGGGCAGGTGGCTGGgtagggggcggggggcaggcagCTGCAGCTTGTGGAGATCCAAGCTGTGAATCCTGCCAGGAAGCAGCAGAGGGTCCAGGCACAGAGGCCACAGAAGGAACAGAACGAGCTGGGTCTCTGCGTGCTAGCCTGAATTGTCACGGACCCTCAGGCCGGTCAGTGAGGGCTGTTCCCCGGGGCTGCACCGATTAGGGGagggtatttgtgtgtgtgtgtatgagtgtgtgatATTTCTCATGAGCACATCTTTTAGTGGGGGGGGGcttgaaatatatttatagacAATAAAATTTACACTTTTTAGTGTATAGTTCAaccagttttgacaaatgcatacaatTATTGTATCCACCACAATTAAAATCTAGAACAGTTTCATCATCCTCCAAATTTCCTCATTGCCCTTTGTAGTCACCTCCTGCTCCTACCGCAGCCCATGGCAACCACCCACCTGTCCCCATCCCTATAGTCCTGCCTTTTACAGAGTAAATGTCCCCTTTCTGATGGACTGGCTTATTTCGACATTCAGGAACGCGGTCTTCTCAAGAGATCAGCTCTGAGCATCTGCGGGGCCCTCCAACAGCCTCACCTAAACTTAAGTCAGGCTCCACGTCACCCACACTGCACCCTCACACCCTCCTTGCTGGAGCTGAGTGGTGAACGGCTGCACCAGCCCCCTGGCTGCCTGAGCCCCCAGAGCGCTCACCAGGCAATGGCCTCCCACCCTGTCTGTCTTTACGAAACTGCCCTGGCTGGAACTGGAGTGGGAAACGCTGTGGAATCCACCTTCAGGGCTCTTTCCAGCGGTGACCACATCCTTGAGCTAGGGATTAATTATTCTAAATAACGCCCTTGGACGAGGCAAGGCCGAGAGCCTTGTTTTCCTCTCGTGTAAATAGCCCGTTTCTGGGAGGGAACTCCGGGTTGCTAGGACACCAGTAGTAACAACACAGTGCTTCACAGGCGAACTGGTCTGTAGAGCGCTCACAGGACTGCCAGGAGACAGTGTGGGTGGGAAAGGCCCTCCCCCCAGTTCTACGCGCATCCCCCTACCCCCGTCCACTCACATACATGCAGATCCCCAAGTGCCACAAGGGACTTTGCGTGCAGAGGGTAGATGCCTGGTCTGTTTTCCAAAGAAACTGGTCCAGTAGAGTCCTGACTTCCCTTTAGGTTCTCCAGTAAGGGATGTTCAGGACCCGTATGCGGGGTGGTGAGCCGCCTGTCACATTTGCTTGGTCTGCACAGAATCCTAGTCCCTTAACCAAGCCCAGGTCCAAGGGTGTCCAGTTGAAAGCAGGTCACCCTGGGGTCAGGGTGTGTACCCAAGCTGCTCCTTTCCTCTTACGAGTCTGCGACACACGTGGTGTCTCCAGCCCAAGGGGTCACTCTGAGCTGGGCAAGATCGGGCATGTTACCCACAGAGCATAGCAGGGGAGCAGCAGTGGGCCCAGGGGCTCCGTCCCCCCAGGTCAGACTCCTGGGAACCCCAAGGGGGCCCTCACCTGCACGTTGCCGCCCACAGGTCGCACAGCTGCCCCTGTTTGTCAGTGATGGCAAGTGGCACCACATCTGTGTCACCTGGACAACGCGGGACGGCATGTGGGAGGCCTTCCAGGATGGGGAGAAGCTGGGCACCGGGGAGAACCTGGCCCCGTGGCACCCCATCAAGCCGGGTGGTGTGCTGATTCTCGGGCAGGAGCAGGTGGGTGCAGGTGGGGTGCCGGGAGGAGCGGCTGGCAGGCCAAGCAGCACACGGCCGGGCCTGCGGGCTGCCCCTGGCCCTGCTCAGCTGTCTGTCTGCCTGccggccctggccctggccaccGCAGCGCGACGACCAGCCTGGATGGCCAGCATCCCTGCCGGCTCAGCCCGTGCTATCCTGTGGCCTAAGGGATGAGAGCAGGGTTGGGGACACATCCTGCCCTTTCTGGCAGGGACCAAGTCGGTGTGGTGGGTTCAGAGATTCTAGAATGGAGTCTGTACGATACAGGTGAGCAGGAGTGACCCTGGAGTCCCAGGGTTATGTAGCAACCCCGGGCCATCTCTCCAGCTGTTTGGCCTCTGCCGGCCACTGCATTGACTCTGGATGCCGGGCACTGGCTGGTATTGGCATCTTCCAGGAGCTGCCAGCTCAGGGTCACGACCCTGATCCCCAGCAAGGGCACCTGGGGAATAACGCCTGTGGGTGAGATGGGGCCAGGCCTCAGAGACCACGCTCAGAAAACTCGCCATCTGGGGCAGAGGCCGTCTGCTCTTGGGCAGATGAGAATTCATGTTTCAgtctgtgtttggggtttcctggTGGAAAACGAGGGAATAGACTGCAGGTCCTCTGGGGGGCTTTGAGTCTGGGCCCTTGGCTCTCCCCGCTCCCCACTACCCTGTTTCTTCTcccctgggaggggctgggagtcTGGAGACCCGGGTCCAGTCCTCGCTCTGGGGCCTTGGGCAAGGATCTCTCTGCTTAGTTTTCCCTCCCTAAAATGGGCCGGTTTGAGTCACGCCATTTCCCAGGCCTGACGTGCCCTAAAGCTTTGGACCTGGCAGGAATCAGTGGTCACAGGCTGCGATCTGAGTTGGCGAGTCAGGAAGATGCCCCAgtccccatctccctcccaggCTGgcatcccccccacctcccctgaaGCCGGTCACGCACTGGGACAGGTAGCAGATGTGTCTGCCTGTGAGCCTGCCCCGATGCAGTCTGTTCCTCTTTCCCAGGACACGGTTGGGGGCAGGTTCGATGCCACGCAGGCATTCGTGGGGGAGCTCAGCCAGTTCAACATATGGGACCGCGTCCTTCGTGCACAAGAAATCATCAACATCGCCAACTGCTCCACGAACATGCCGGGCAACATCATCCCCTGGGTGGACAACAACGTGGACGTGTTTGGAGGGGCTTCAAAGTGGCCAGTGGAGACCTGCGAGGAGCGTCTCCTTGACTTGTAGCCACCTGCTCCTCTGTCCAGGAGGCGGGGGTCGGGCCGTTCCTCTTACTCCCCCGGTGGAACTGTGTATAAACCTCCTGCCATAGTGCGCCGGGACCCCCAAAGCCCGTTCCCAGGGCATCTCTAAGCCCTGAGGCGTTTGTCACCAGCTTATTTGTTCCTAACCAAGATTTTGttggtttgggggagggggaagaaggcCTGAGCCGCAGGTGGGTGGATTTCTGACTTCTGCTGTGAAGGGACTCTTGTCCTTAAAGCCCTGTTCAGCACCCCTGTAAATGCTAGcgcaccccagccctgcccaccctctcGGATCCTTGGTGTCTTGTGTGCGCCATCTGTCCGTCCCCTTCAGAGGCTGTGCATCCGTCCCGCTGGAGTGGCCGCATCCCTTGTGTGTTGAGTACACCCTGCTGTCAACTGAGCACGCAGCAAACCGCCCCCCCCCGttccaccctccccccaaaaggGCCTTTCTCTTGATGTTCTTTATGCTGTGAATCTTTCCGTCCCAGGAACTCTTGAGTTTACTGAGGAAGGCAGGCTGCCCGGACAATGCCCTGCCTTCTCCAAGGTGTAGGGGGCATCCATGGCTCC from Mesoplodon densirostris isolate mMesDen1 chromosome 16, mMesDen1 primary haplotype, whole genome shotgun sequence includes:
- the NPTX2 gene encoding neuronal pentraxin-2, which encodes MLALLAAGVALAVAAGAQDGPAPGNRFVCTALPPEAARAGCPLPAMPMQGGALSPEEELRAAVLQLRETVVQQKETLGSQREAIRELTAKLARCEGLAGGKAPGRAASGKDTMGDLPRDPGHVVEQLSRSLQTLKDRLESLEHQLRVNVSSAALPGDFREVLQRRLGELERQLLSKVAELEDEKSLLHNETSAHRQKTESALNALLQRVTELERGNSAFKSPDAFKVSLPLRTNYLYGKVKKTLPELYAFTICLWLRSSASPGIGTPFSYAVPGQANEIVLIEWGNNPIELLINDKVAQLPLFVSDGKWHHICVTWTTRDGMWEAFQDGEKLGTGENLAPWHPIKPGGVLILGQEQDTVGGRFDATQAFVGELSQFNIWDRVLRAQEIINIANCSTNMPGNIIPWVDNNVDVFGGASKWPVETCEERLLDL